The sequence below is a genomic window from Pan troglodytes mitochondrion, complete genome.
AAACCTAACCTTCTTCCCACAGCACTTCCTTGGCCTATCTGGGATGCCCCGACGTTACTCGGACTACCCCGATGCATACACCACATGAAATGTCCTATCATCCGTAGGCTCATTTATCTCCCTGACAGCAGTAATATTAATAATTTTCATGATTTGAGAAGCCTTTGCTTCAAAACGAAAAGTCCTAATAGTAGAAGAGCCCTCCGCAAACCTGGAATGACTATATGGATGCCCCCCACCCTACCACACATTCGAAGAACCCGTATACATAAAATCTAGACAAAAAAGGAAGGAATCGAACCCCCTAAAGCTGGTTTCAAGCCAACCCCATGACCTCCATGACTTTTTCAAAAAGATATTAGAAAAACTATTTCATAACTTTGTCAAAGTTAAATTACAGGTTAACCCCCGTATATCTTAATGGCACATGCAGCGCAAGTAGGTCTACAAGATGCTACTTCCCCTATCATAGAAGAACTTATTATCTTTCACGACCATGCCCTCATAATTATCTTTCTCATCTGCTTTCTAGTCCTATACGCCCTTTTCCTAACACTCACAACAAAACTAACTAATACTAGTATTTCAGACGCCCAGGAAATAGAAACCGTCTGAACTATCCTGCCCGCCATCATCCTAGTCCTTATTGCCCTACCATCCCTGCGTATCCTTTACATAACAGACGAGGTCAACGACCCCTCCTTTACTATTAAATCAATCGGCCATCAATGATATTGAACCTACGAATACACCGACTACGGCGGGCTAATCTTCAACTCCTACATACTCCCCCCATTATTTCTAGAACCAGGTGATCTACGACTCCTTGACGTTGATAACCGAGTGGTCCTCCCAGTTGAAGCCCCCGTTCGTATAATAATTACATCACAAGATGTTCTACACTCATGAGCTGTTCCCACATTAGGCCTAAAAACAGACGCAATTCCCGGACGCCTAAACCAAACCACTTTCACCGCCACACGACCAGGAGTATACTACGGCCAATGCTCAGAAATCTGTGGAGCAAACCACAGTTTTATACCCATCGTCCTAGAATTAATCCCTCTAAAAATCTTTGAAATAGGACCCGTATTCACTCTATAGCACCTTCTCTACCCCTCTCCAGAGCTCACTGTAAAGCTAACCTAGCATTAACCTTTTAAGTTAAAGATTAAGAGGACCGACACCTCTTTACAGTGAAATGCCCCAACTAAATACCGCCGTATGACCCACCATAATTACCCCCATACTCCTGACACTATTTCTCGTCACCCAACTAAAAATATTAAATTCAAATTACCATCTACCCCCCTCACCAAAACCCATAAAAATAAAAAACTACAATAAACCCTGAGAACCAAAATGAACGAAAATCTATTCGCTTCATTCGCTGCCCCCACAATCCTAGGCTTACCCGCCGCAGTACTAATCATTCTATTCCCCCCTCTACTGGTCCCCACTTCTAAACATCTCATCAACAACCGACTAATTACCACCCAACAATGACTAATTCAACTGACCTCAAAACAAATAATAACTATACACAGCACTAAAGGACGAACCTGATCTCTCATACTAGTATCCTTAATCATTTTTATTACCACAACCAATCTTCTTGGGCTTCTACCCCACTCATTCACACCAACCACCCAACTATCTATAAACCTAGCCATGGCTATCCCCCTATGAGCAGGCGCAGTAGTCATAGGCTTTCGCTTTAAGACTAAAAATGCCCTAGCCCACTTCTTACCGCAAGGCACACCTACACCCCTTATCCCCATACTAGTTATCATCGAAACTATTAGCCTACTCATTCAACCAATAGCCTTAGCCGTACGTCTAACCGCTAACATTACTGCAGGCCACCTACTCATGCACCTAATTGGAAGCGCCACACTAGCATTATCAACTATCAATCTACCCTATGCACTCATTATCTTCACAATTCTAATCCTACTGACTATTCTAGAGATCGCCGTCGCCTTAATCCAAGCCTACGTTTTTACACTTCTAGTGAGCCTCTACCTGCACGACAACACATAATGACCCACCAATCACATGCCTACCACATAGTAAAACCCAGCCCATGACCCCTAACAGGGGCCCTCTCGGCCCTCCTAATAACCTCCGGCCTGGCCATATGATTCCACTTCTACTCCACAACACTACTCACACTAGGCTTACTAACTAACACATTGACCATATATCAATGATGACGCGATGTTATACGAGAAGGCACATACCAAGGCCACCACACACCACCCGTCCAAAAAGGTCTCCGATATGGGATAATTCTTTTTATTACCTCAGAAGTTTTTTTCTTTGCAGGATTTTTTTGAGCTTTCTACCACTCCAGCCTAGCCCCTACCCCCCAGCTAGGAGGACACTGGCCCCCAACAGGTATTACCCCACTAAATCCCCTAGAAGTCCCACTCCTAAACACATCTGTATTACTCGCATCAGGAGTATCAATTACTTGAGCCCATCACAGCTTAATAGAAAATAACCGAAACCAAATAATTCAAGCACTGCTTATTACGATTCTACTAGGTCTTTATTTTACCCTCCTACAAGCCTCAGAATATTTCGAATCCCCTTTTACCATTTCCGATGGCATCTACGGCTCAACATTCTTTGTAGCCACAGGCTTCCACGGACTCCACGTCATTATTGGATCAACTTTCCTCACTAT
It includes:
- the COX2 gene encoding cytochrome c oxidase subunit II encodes the protein MAHAAQVGLQDATSPIMEELIIFHDHALMIIFLICFLVLYALFLTLTTKLTNTSISDAQEMETVWTILPAIILVLIALPSLRILYMTDEVNDPSFTIKSIGHQWYWTYEYTDYGGLIFNSYMLPPLFLEPGDLRLLDVDNRVVLPVEAPVRMMITSQDVLHSWAVPTLGLKTDAIPGRLNQTTFTATRPGVYYGQCSEICGANHSFMPIVLELIPLKIFEMGPVFTL
- the ATP8 gene encoding ATP synthase F0 subunit 8, whose protein sequence is MPQLNTAVWPTMITPMLLTLFLVTQLKMLNSNYHLPPSPKPMKMKNYNKPWEPKWTKIYSLHSLPPQS
- the ATP6 gene encoding ATP synthase F0 subunit 6, whose translation is MNENLFASFAAPTILGLPAAVLIILFPPLLVPTSKHLINNRLITTQQWLIQLTSKQMMTMHSTKGRTWSLMLVSLIIFITTTNLLGLLPHSFTPTTQLSMNLAMAIPLWAGAVVMGFRFKTKNALAHFLPQGTPTPLIPMLVIIETISLLIQPMALAVRLTANITAGHLLMHLIGSATLALSTINLPYALIIFTILILLTILEIAVALIQAYVFTLLVSLYLHDNT
- the COX3 gene encoding cytochrome c oxidase subunit III (TAA stop codon is completed by the addition of 3' A residues to the mRNA); this encodes MTHQSHAYHMVKPSPWPLTGALSALLMTSGLAMWFHFYSTTLLTLGLLTNTLTMYQWWRDVMREGTYQGHHTPPVQKGLRYGMILFITSEVFFFAGFFWAFYHSSLAPTPQLGGHWPPTGITPLNPLEVPLLNTSVLLASGVSITWAHHSLMENNRNQMIQALLITILLGLYFTLLQASEYFESPFTISDGIYGSTFFVATGFHGLHVIIGSTFLTICLIRQLMFHFTSKHHFGFQAAAWYWHFVDVVWLFLYVSIYWWGS